The proteins below come from a single Gimesia alba genomic window:
- a CDS encoding prolyl oligopeptidase family serine peptidase, producing MSYWESKDIRTKGVDPDLVGQFESLTYQFSTPTYKTPLPFHARFPKPALIENNQKYPVDNNRIYITGYSMGGYVTWSMIARYPDLFAAASPICGCGDPTTVSKFVYLPF from the coding sequence ATGTCATATTGGGAAAGCAAAGACATTCGTACTAAAGGCGTTGACCCCGATCTAGTCGGTCAATTTGAGTCACTGACATATCAATTTTCGACTCCAACTTATAAAACGCCGCTTCCTTTTCATGCCAGATTTCCGAAACCAGCTCTCATTGAAAATAATCAGAAGTACCCTGTCGACAATAACCGAATTTATATTACCGGTTATTCCATGGGAGGCTATGTCACCTGGAGCATGATCGCCCGCTATCCAGACTTATTCGCTGCCGCATCTCCCATCTGTGGATGCGGTGATCCGACCACGGTTTCTAAGTTTGTGTATCTGCCGTTCTAG
- a CDS encoding mandelate racemase/muconate lactonizing enzyme family protein — MKITNYTLHRLHLPLREPIGDSQVRFADHWMTIIELHTDMGHSGVGFQIQQGMPVSSLADMKTQFEYDVWPSLLSGSPIGLAQRITRPRGGNVGGGYLTLSVETALWDLIGKQQQLPLYQVLGGDNPCVPAYGSTLDFPLTDSEFRAKLEQFRKQGFRAIKTKVGHADIAWDLCRLGIVKEVMGDDVCLMVDANEAWSVKETLIRMHTYCDAGHEIFWIEDPITRDDYEGYARLCSQLTNTRVNTGEYLGFSGKRRLLEHNAVDVLNVHGSISTTRSAAWLAADYGVPLSLGNTVLELGVHLAASLPECLFLEYSDLVWNEIAIEPVRFADGYAYAPDRPGHGIELDRDKIDYYSSP, encoded by the coding sequence ATGAAAATTACCAATTACACACTCCATCGACTCCATTTACCATTGCGAGAGCCAATCGGTGATTCTCAAGTTCGATTCGCCGATCATTGGATGACGATTATTGAACTGCATACCGATATGGGGCACTCGGGTGTTGGTTTTCAAATTCAACAAGGAATGCCTGTCTCTAGTCTGGCTGATATGAAGACACAATTTGAATACGACGTTTGGCCAAGCCTGTTGAGTGGTTCGCCAATAGGACTGGCCCAGCGCATCACACGACCGCGTGGAGGTAATGTAGGCGGCGGTTACTTGACGCTCTCAGTCGAAACCGCACTCTGGGATTTGATTGGTAAACAGCAACAACTGCCTCTCTATCAAGTACTCGGTGGCGACAACCCGTGTGTGCCCGCTTATGGCAGTACGCTGGACTTTCCTCTCACCGATTCCGAGTTTCGAGCCAAGTTAGAACAATTTCGTAAGCAGGGCTTTCGTGCGATCAAAACCAAAGTCGGACATGCTGACATTGCCTGGGATCTGTGCCGGCTTGGGATTGTTAAGGAAGTCATGGGCGATGATGTTTGTTTGATGGTCGATGCAAACGAAGCGTGGTCTGTTAAAGAAACATTGATTCGCATGCATACCTATTGTGATGCAGGCCACGAGATATTCTGGATCGAAGACCCGATTACGCGCGATGATTACGAGGGCTATGCTCGCTTATGCTCTCAGCTCACAAACACACGTGTGAACACAGGGGAGTACCTGGGCTTTTCAGGAAAACGACGGTTATTAGAACACAACGCAGTCGATGTGTTAAATGTTCATGGTTCCATCAGTACAACACGATCAGCTGCATGGCTGGCCGCTGATTATGGCGTGCCTCTGTCATTAGGAAACACGGTGCTGGAACTTGGAGTGCATCTTGCGGCGAGTTTACCCGAGTGCCTTTTTCTTGAGTATTCGGATTTGGTGTGGAACGAAATTGCCATCGAGCCCGTCCGGTTCGCAGATGGTTACGCATACGCTCCTGATCGACCGGGACATGGAATTGAGCTTGATCGAGATAAGATCGACTATTATTCCAGTCCATAA
- a CDS encoding IS3 family transposase (programmed frameshift) produces MPTKRHSSEQIISKLREAEVHLSQGMTIPLMCKKLGIHQQTYYKWRRENGGLRMDQAKRLKELEKENSRLKKLLAESELDKSILREAAFGKLLSPSKRSKAVNFVRDSIGRDQVSERRACRILGQPRSTQRRQRFVPSDEPRLIREMIELATQFGRYGYRRVTQLLRKRGWKVNHKRVERLWRQEGLKVPQKQPKRRRLWFNDGSCVRLRPTHKDHVWTYDFVHCRTHDGRAFRMLTMLDEFTRECLAIDVERRLNSENILERLSDLFVRRGVPDHIRSDNGPEFTAKRVRDWLRRIEVKTLFIEPGSPWENGYIESFNGKLRDELLNGEVFDTLLEAKVLIERWRKEYNTIRPHSSLGYRAPVPEAKLFCLPASATLQQANRTVIDTIGH; encoded by the exons ATGCCCACAAAACGTCATTCATCCGAACAGATTATTTCTAAACTCCGGGAAGCCGAGGTTCACCTCTCCCAGGGAATGACCATTCCTCTGATGTGCAAGAAACTGGGAATCCATCAACAGACCTATTACAAATGGCGTCGTGAAAATGGTGGTCTGCGGATGGATCAGGCCAAACGGTTGAAAGAACTCGAAAAAGAGAACAGCCGTCTCAAAAAATTACTGGCAGAATCAGAACTGGATAAATCTATTCTGAGGGAAGCTGCCT TCGGGAAACTTCTAAGCCCGTCGAAACGGAGCAAGGCAGTGAATTTCGTACGGGATTCTATAGGAAGGGATCAGGTATCAGAACGCCGTGCCTGTCGTATTCTGGGGCAACCCAGATCCACACAGCGCAGGCAGCGATTTGTTCCCTCTGATGAACCAAGGTTGATTCGAGAGATGATCGAACTGGCGACCCAATTTGGGCGTTACGGTTATCGTCGCGTCACTCAGCTACTTAGAAAGCGTGGATGGAAAGTGAACCATAAACGAGTAGAACGGCTTTGGAGGCAAGAAGGACTGAAAGTCCCTCAAAAACAGCCGAAACGAAGACGTTTGTGGTTCAATGATGGTTCGTGTGTCCGGCTTCGTCCGACACATAAAGACCATGTCTGGACTTATGACTTTGTGCATTGTCGCACACATGATGGCCGAGCTTTCCGGATGTTGACTATGCTTGATGAATTTACCAGAGAATGTCTGGCAATTGATGTTGAAAGGAGGTTGAATAGTGAAAACATATTGGAGCGTTTAAGTGACCTGTTTGTACGTCGCGGGGTTCCTGATCATATTCGAAGTGATAATGGTCCTGAGTTTACAGCCAAAAGAGTTCGTGACTGGTTACGGAGAATTGAAGTGAAGACGTTATTTATAGAGCCAGGCAGCCCCTGGGAGAATGGATACATTGAATCATTCAATGGAAAGCTAAGAGATGAATTGCTGAATGGAGAAGTCTTCGATACTTTATTGGAAGCTAAGGTTCTGATAGAACGTTGGCGAAAAGAATACAACACAATCCGACCACATAGTTCTCTGGGATACCGAGCCCCGGTGCCGGAGGCAAAACTGTTCTGTTTGCCTGCTTCCGCTACGCTTCAGCAGGCAAACAGAACAGTCATTGATACAATCGGACACTAA
- a CDS encoding c-type cytochrome produces the protein MLKSGWTPELRTAYFEWFLKAANYKGGASFEKFIEFIRNDAVASLSESEKSSLKELLAKKPVKKSVLENLGEVFAGRPTKKWTLSELSSAARTGLKNRNFDNGRRMFAATGCFACHRFGNQGGMTGPDLTSAGRRYSPHDLLDQVINPSKVINEQFSAVSVVTEDGKVHTGVVVNLSGDSIMLNTDLTQPNKQVRIDRKTIDEMVVSKTSPMPKELFNRMTKEEILDLIAYLISAGDPDHQFFKD, from the coding sequence ATGCTGAAGTCTGGTTGGACTCCGGAATTGCGTACAGCATACTTTGAATGGTTCCTGAAAGCTGCCAACTATAAAGGCGGCGCCAGTTTCGAAAAATTCATTGAATTCATACGTAACGATGCAGTCGCATCTCTCAGTGAATCAGAAAAATCATCCCTGAAAGAACTGCTGGCAAAGAAACCGGTTAAAAAATCAGTCCTCGAGAATCTTGGTGAAGTCTTTGCAGGACGCCCCACGAAAAAATGGACTCTCTCCGAACTCTCTTCTGCTGCCCGTACCGGTCTGAAAAACAGAAACTTCGATAATGGCCGACGTATGTTTGCGGCTACTGGATGTTTTGCCTGTCACCGCTTTGGAAATCAGGGTGGTATGACGGGCCCCGATCTGACGTCCGCTGGCCGCAGGTATTCCCCTCACGATTTACTGGATCAGGTCATCAACCCCAGCAAAGTGATCAATGAACAGTTTTCTGCAGTTTCGGTTGTGACCGAAGATGGCAAGGTTCATACAGGCGTCGTTGTAAACCTGAGTGGTGACTCGATTATGCTCAACACAGACCTGACCCAACCCAATAAACAGGTCAGAATCGACCGTAAGACCATTGATGAAATGGTTGTTTCCAAAACTTCACCGATGCCCAAAGAACTGTTCAATCGAATGACCAAAGAAGAAATCCTCGATCTGATTGCCTACCTGATCAGTGCCGGCGATCCAGATCATCAATTCTTCAAAGACTAA